A DNA window from Maribellus comscasis contains the following coding sequences:
- a CDS encoding outer membrane beta-barrel family protein → MLKASADIRNPDLIGRITGYVKDSLSGEKLPHASIQLFSVSANKMMERTIADKEGHFIFEDIDCGAYKIMTSYMGYHTKELLIEVDEENETFCLLLTTNMLNLNEVQVPGNRKLIETTIKKTIVNVSQNNTIRGSTISDVLQTIPSVDVDFDGNIRYRGSEKVMLLINGKKSALEKSLEQLPSDVVEKIEIFHNPSAKYTAEEMSGIINIVLAGRNKNENSTSLQLNAGDHNLFGGNIGYSLDLGKTELFVSAGLNHKTSGHIKNHYRTNRNHMAANSYSQCDLLQDKPNKGFLNTSFNYKINNKNYIGLSAFGTKAITLADRSIDYTTIANNGTIKQESHKNIGIEIESSSFESEVSYKTVFNREGQQLETFIKYSEFDDNHKMENRHFCTNLPELQNTVASQLNKVWYGGIEFIHPVSDSVFFEGGYHMSEQNTLNYFSSEIYNYKTAGWNTDRELDSRFRYCRHVEALFFAFNIKKNSWKAGIGIRTEYASTTQNEKSRSTRLNIFPTINFATKITDTNNLYVVYNRRINHPSAEILDPFANKYPDELNIYQGNPELTPEFVNSFEIGERFYGKRISGAFSLYYRYIRQAISKVKQACNDSALVVTYQNLDYATLAGCDFVASFQPFKWGEISTTANFFCTSLSDEIVNTTNDRCRFAWNGSISFQLRLPKAINCQMAGYYRSKLPSIMGTYKERWYADLAVSKKILKNKGQITFKIEDIFDSYLYGLSVNSCTGKEYLYSQQNLKKIDSEYFMLSFIYNINGKSQSKKTEKDSFYLDSFEK, encoded by the coding sequence ATGTTGAAAGCTTCTGCAGATATCCGCAATCCCGATCTTATCGGGAGAATAACCGGTTATGTAAAAGATAGTTTAAGCGGTGAAAAACTACCGCATGCTTCGATACAACTATTTTCTGTTTCAGCTAATAAAATGATGGAGAGAACTATTGCCGATAAAGAAGGGCATTTCATTTTTGAAGATATAGATTGTGGGGCGTACAAAATAATGACATCGTACATGGGCTACCATACAAAAGAGTTATTAATTGAAGTTGATGAAGAAAATGAGACTTTCTGCCTGTTACTAACAACAAATATGCTCAATCTTAACGAAGTGCAGGTGCCCGGTAACCGGAAACTGATTGAAACAACAATTAAAAAGACAATAGTAAATGTTTCTCAAAATAATACAATCAGGGGAAGTACAATATCTGATGTATTACAAACGATACCTTCAGTCGATGTGGATTTTGATGGAAATATTCGTTACCGTGGCAGCGAGAAAGTTATGTTACTCATCAACGGCAAAAAGTCGGCACTGGAAAAATCATTGGAGCAACTTCCTTCTGATGTTGTGGAAAAAATAGAAATTTTTCACAACCCTTCTGCAAAATATACTGCAGAAGAGATGTCGGGGATCATAAATATTGTACTGGCAGGAAGAAATAAAAACGAGAATAGTACATCGTTACAACTAAATGCCGGCGACCATAATTTGTTCGGAGGGAATATCGGTTACAGCTTGGATTTAGGGAAAACGGAACTTTTTGTTAGTGCTGGTTTAAACCACAAAACAAGTGGCCACATAAAAAACCACTACAGAACTAATCGCAACCATATGGCTGCCAACAGTTATTCACAATGCGACCTTCTTCAGGACAAACCTAATAAAGGGTTTTTAAATACATCTTTCAATTATAAAATAAATAACAAGAACTATATCGGGCTATCCGCTTTTGGTACCAAAGCTATAACTCTTGCCGACAGGTCAATTGATTACACAACAATTGCAAATAATGGGACAATAAAGCAAGAATCGCATAAGAACATCGGAATTGAGATTGAGAGTTCTTCTTTCGAATCTGAAGTAAGCTACAAAACCGTTTTTAACAGAGAGGGGCAGCAACTGGAAACGTTTATCAAGTATTCTGAATTCGACGACAACCACAAAATGGAAAACAGGCATTTTTGCACAAATTTACCTGAATTACAAAATACGGTTGCATCACAGTTAAACAAAGTGTGGTACGGAGGGATCGAATTTATACACCCGGTAAGTGATTCTGTATTTTTTGAAGGAGGGTATCACATGAGTGAGCAAAACACCCTGAATTATTTTTCATCTGAAATTTATAATTACAAAACCGCAGGCTGGAATACTGATAGAGAGTTGGATAGCAGGTTTAGATATTGCCGGCATGTTGAAGCTCTTTTTTTTGCTTTTAATATTAAAAAGAATTCATGGAAAGCGGGGATTGGAATTAGAACAGAATATGCCTCAACCACCCAAAACGAAAAAAGTCGGTCAACCCGTTTGAATATATTTCCAACAATAAATTTTGCCACGAAAATAACCGATACAAATAACTTATATGTTGTATATAACCGAAGAATTAACCATCCGTCAGCCGAAATACTTGATCCATTTGCCAATAAATATCCTGATGAGTTAAACATTTACCAGGGCAATCCTGAATTAACCCCTGAATTTGTAAACTCATTCGAGATAGGTGAACGGTTTTACGGCAAAAGAATTTCAGGTGCTTTTTCATTGTATTATCGTTATATACGGCAGGCGATTTCAAAGGTAAAACAGGCGTGCAATGATAGTGCACTAGTTGTCACTTACCAAAATCTTGACTATGCCACCCTTGCCGGTTGCGATTTTGTTGCTTCTTTTCAGCCATTTAAATGGGGTGAGATTTCTACTACTGCCAATTTTTTCTGTACCTCACTATCAGATGAAATTGTTAATACAACGAATGACCGGTGCAGATTTGCCTGGAACGGAAGTATTAGCTTTCAGCTTCGGCTGCCCAAAGCTATTAACTGCCAAATGGCTGGATATTACAGATCAAAATTGCCATCAATTATGGGAACATACAAAGAACGCTGGTATGCTGACCTGGCGGTGAGCAAAAAAATATTAAAAAATAAAGGACAAATAACATTCAAAATTGAAGATATTTTTGATTCTTACCTCTATGGTTTGTCAGTTAATAGCTGCACAGGCAAGGAGTATCTTTATAGCCAGCAAAACTTAAAAAAAATTGACTCTGAATATTTTATGTTGAGTTTTATATACAATATCAATGGGAAAAGTCAATCAAAAAAAACAGAAAAGGACAGTTTTTATCTCGACAGCTTTGAAAAATGA
- a CDS encoding damage-control phosphatase ARMT1 family protein, which produces MQSDCESCLLLQGQKMLGKYNISSGRSNNIIDRFNRFMDENRNNGLLTPEAACFLHRLIKKETNTDDLYEKEKEEYNQLMLNLEKDVRKRIDKSANPFQTALRYALAGNVIDFGPPEPFDVLETLATAAMKIPAIDHSEILYKELKNASMVLYLGDNAGEIVLDKIFISVIDHPNLWFATRGAPVINDATMEDAKKVRMSDVAQVISNGYDAPSTLEKHCSPEFKKLFDEADIIISKGQGNLEGLMGNNQKEIYFLLMVKCDVIASMLNVPRGSFMVFNIRHLRDQTAKYRMYKK; this is translated from the coding sequence ATGCAATCTGATTGTGAAAGCTGCCTTCTTTTACAGGGGCAAAAAATGTTGGGAAAATATAATATCTCAAGCGGGAGGTCAAATAACATCATCGATCGTTTCAATCGGTTTATGGATGAAAACAGAAATAACGGCCTTTTGACTCCTGAGGCAGCGTGTTTTCTGCACCGGCTGATAAAAAAGGAAACAAATACTGATGATTTGTATGAAAAAGAAAAAGAGGAATACAATCAGTTAATGTTAAACCTTGAAAAAGATGTCAGGAAAAGAATCGATAAATCAGCCAATCCCTTCCAAACAGCTTTACGTTATGCGCTGGCAGGAAATGTTATTGATTTCGGTCCACCGGAGCCTTTCGATGTGTTGGAGACATTGGCAACAGCAGCTATGAAAATACCTGCTATTGACCACTCAGAAATACTTTACAAAGAGTTAAAGAATGCCTCAATGGTACTGTATCTCGGTGACAATGCAGGAGAAATTGTCCTCGATAAAATTTTCATCAGCGTAATAGACCACCCTAATCTTTGGTTTGCCACAAGAGGTGCACCTGTCATAAATGATGCAACAATGGAAGACGCTAAAAAAGTGAGAATGTCAGATGTTGCACAAGTTATTTCAAACGGATATGACGCGCCATCCACCTTGGAGAAACACTGTTCTCCTGAATTTAAAAAGTTATTCGATGAAGCTGATATCATTATCTCAAAAGGCCAGGGAAACCTGGAAGGATTAATGGGAAATAACCAAAAAGAAATTTACTTTCTTTTAATGGTCAAATGCGATGTAATAGCGAGTATGTTAAATGTTCCAAGAGGTAGCTTTATGGTATTCAATATTCGTCACTTAAGGGATCAGACAGCAAAATATCGAATGTATAAAAAATAG